One Nesterenkonia populi DNA window includes the following coding sequences:
- a CDS encoding GDSL-type esterase/lipase family protein encodes MEDVQETRQIRLVAVGDELLTGPGDPRGLGWFGRVISKTPLTGVSLQHFALAVPGEGAEALSARWQEEADRRFGQGTENHLLIALNARDLQSATTSARSRLNLANVLDRASQEGIRCLVLGPVPTLDDELNQQISELNRAWQDVATRRSHTYVDAFTPLVSHGQWREDLAANEGEPGQAAYGLMAWLVLHRGWYRWLGIREPV; translated from the coding sequence ATGGAGGATGTACAAGAGACCCGGCAGATCCGTCTGGTCGCCGTCGGCGATGAGCTGCTGACCGGCCCCGGGGACCCGCGGGGCCTCGGCTGGTTCGGACGCGTCATCTCAAAGACCCCGCTGACCGGCGTCAGCCTGCAGCACTTCGCCCTCGCCGTCCCGGGCGAAGGGGCCGAGGCCCTGTCGGCGCGCTGGCAGGAGGAAGCCGACCGACGGTTCGGCCAGGGCACCGAGAATCACCTGCTGATCGCCCTGAACGCCCGTGACCTGCAGTCCGCGACGACGTCAGCCCGCTCCCGCCTGAACCTGGCGAACGTCCTCGACCGGGCGTCCCAGGAGGGCATCCGCTGCCTGGTGCTGGGCCCTGTCCCCACTCTCGACGATGAGCTGAACCAGCAGATCAGCGAGCTCAACCGGGCCTGGCAGGACGTGGCCACCCGCCGCTCCCACACCTATGTGGACGCCTTCACGCCGCTCGTCAGCCACGGCCAGTGGCGCGAGGACCTGGCCGCAAACGAGGGCGAACCCGGACAGGCCGCCTACGGGCTCATGGCGTGGCTGGTGCTGCACCGCGGCTGGTACCGGTGGCTCGGCATCCGAGAGCCCGTCTGA
- a CDS encoding flavin monoamine oxidase family protein, with translation MTDTQHRFDAETLERDVVVVGAGPAGLRAARSLEAAGRTVAVLEARDRVGGRTWSKEVDGAFLEIGGQWVSPDQKELLGLLEELGKKTYPRHRKGEDIYIAPDGTARRYSGEMFPAGAHTEAEMTRIIAQLDELVKAIGVEEPWAHPLARELDTVTFEAWLRRQSDDAAARENIQIFMAGGMLTKPSHAFSALQAVLMAASAGSFANLVDENYILDRRVVGGMQSVSEAMADELVAGTVLLSTPVRIVRWAPQTEPERGVTVISDRLTVHAERVIVAVPPNLYSRISFEPALPWLQQQMHQHQSMGLVIKVHAVYERPFWREKGLSGTGFGAAELCQEVYDNTNYGDPRGTLVAFVSDESADRMLRLEPDQRRQQILESISHYVGAEALSPNVYYESDFAAEEWTRGAYATSYDLGGLHRYGPDQLTPVGPIHWACSDLAAEGYQHVDGALRQGRRVAEEVTDLLSLETHG, from the coding sequence ATGACAGACACGCAGCACCGTTTCGATGCTGAGACGCTCGAGCGGGACGTCGTGGTGGTAGGCGCGGGGCCCGCCGGCCTTCGTGCTGCCCGGTCCTTGGAGGCCGCTGGACGGACAGTCGCCGTGCTGGAGGCTCGTGATCGTGTCGGGGGACGCACATGGTCCAAAGAGGTCGACGGAGCCTTCTTGGAGATCGGCGGGCAGTGGGTCTCCCCGGACCAGAAAGAGCTGCTGGGCCTTCTTGAGGAGCTCGGCAAGAAGACTTATCCCCGTCATCGTAAAGGGGAGGACATCTACATCGCCCCAGACGGCACAGCACGCCGGTACTCCGGGGAGATGTTCCCGGCCGGGGCTCATACTGAGGCCGAGATGACGCGCATCATTGCTCAGCTGGACGAGCTGGTGAAGGCCATCGGCGTCGAGGAGCCTTGGGCGCATCCGCTCGCCCGTGAGCTGGACACCGTCACCTTCGAGGCTTGGCTCCGCCGGCAGAGCGACGACGCTGCCGCGCGCGAGAACATCCAGATATTCATGGCCGGCGGCATGCTCACAAAACCTTCTCACGCCTTCTCCGCCCTGCAGGCCGTGCTGATGGCCGCCTCGGCCGGCTCCTTCGCGAACCTGGTCGATGAGAACTACATCCTGGACCGACGCGTGGTGGGCGGTATGCAGTCCGTCTCCGAGGCGATGGCCGACGAGCTGGTCGCAGGCACGGTCCTCCTGAGCACGCCGGTGCGCATCGTTCGCTGGGCCCCACAGACCGAGCCAGAGCGCGGTGTCACTGTGATTTCGGACCGCCTCACGGTTCACGCCGAGAGGGTGATCGTGGCAGTCCCGCCGAACCTGTACTCCCGAATCTCGTTCGAGCCGGCCCTGCCCTGGCTCCAGCAGCAGATGCATCAGCACCAGTCGATGGGACTGGTGATCAAGGTTCATGCGGTCTACGAAAGGCCTTTCTGGCGGGAGAAGGGCCTCTCCGGCACCGGCTTCGGCGCCGCCGAGCTATGCCAGGAGGTTTACGACAACACCAACTATGGCGACCCTCGCGGCACTCTTGTTGCCTTCGTCTCGGATGAATCGGCGGATCGCATGCTCAGACTGGAGCCTGACCAGCGACGCCAGCAGATCTTGGAATCGATCTCCCACTACGTCGGTGCCGAGGCCCTGAGCCCGAACGTCTACTACGAGTCTGACTTTGCCGCCGAGGAATGGACACGCGGAGCCTACGCCACCAGCTATGACCTGGGAGGCCTCCATCGCTATGGCCCCGACCAGCTCACCCCAGTCGGACCGATCCACTGGGCCTGCTCGGATCTGGCCGCCGAGGGATACCAGCACGTCGACGGCGCGCTTCGGCAGGGACGCAGGGTCGCCGAGGAGGTCACGGACCTTCTCAGCCTCGAGACCCACGGCTGA
- a CDS encoding agmatine deiminase family protein — MKHQQHLSHSRAPASAAVRMPPEWAPHERTWMAFPPANGTFGPPGSESLDRARRSWAVVARTVAAHEPVLMAVSPEDLDEARALLGDAVSLLPMELDDAWIRDSGLTFVHDGEGQVHGVDWTFNGWGAQEWAAWDADRQVGRRMAEHLALPRRESRLVNEGGGFHIDASGTVLLTETVQLDEGRNPGTAKDEVESEIHLQLGTRDAIWLPYGLTRDYEEFGTRGHVDIVASFTESGALLLHRQDNPEHPDYIVTRRLREVLESTFDAAGEALRIIDVPAPQSIRDENNELNDWSYINHYIVNGAVILCAFDDPHDDIASEILAEAYPGRRIEQVDARDIFSFGGGIHCITQQQPRAVSSGLPPYRDPHDALSGAEG, encoded by the coding sequence ATGAAGCACCAGCAGCACCTCTCTCACAGCAGGGCACCCGCATCAGCCGCCGTACGGATGCCCCCTGAATGGGCACCGCACGAGCGCACATGGATGGCGTTCCCACCGGCCAACGGCACGTTCGGTCCGCCCGGGAGCGAGTCGCTGGACCGTGCACGCCGCTCCTGGGCTGTGGTGGCCCGTACCGTCGCCGCCCACGAGCCGGTGCTTATGGCAGTTTCCCCAGAGGACCTCGATGAGGCGCGTGCGCTGCTCGGCGATGCCGTTTCCTTGCTGCCCATGGAGCTTGATGACGCCTGGATCAGGGACTCGGGTCTGACATTCGTGCACGACGGCGAGGGTCAGGTCCACGGTGTCGACTGGACCTTCAACGGCTGGGGCGCTCAGGAATGGGCGGCGTGGGACGCAGACCGCCAGGTGGGGCGGCGGATGGCTGAGCACCTGGCACTGCCCCGTCGGGAGAGCCGGCTGGTCAATGAAGGCGGTGGTTTCCACATCGACGCCTCAGGCACGGTGCTGCTGACCGAGACTGTTCAGCTCGACGAGGGACGCAACCCGGGGACGGCGAAGGATGAGGTGGAGTCCGAGATCCACCTCCAGCTGGGCACCAGGGATGCGATCTGGCTGCCTTATGGCCTCACGCGGGACTACGAGGAGTTCGGCACTCGAGGCCATGTAGACATCGTGGCCAGCTTCACCGAGTCCGGCGCGTTGCTGCTGCACCGGCAGGACAACCCCGAGCATCCGGACTACATCGTGACCCGCAGGCTCCGTGAGGTTCTGGAGAGCACTTTCGATGCCGCGGGCGAAGCGCTGAGAATCATTGACGTTCCAGCTCCGCAGTCGATCCGCGATGAGAACAACGAGCTCAACGACTGGTCCTATATCAATCACTACATCGTCAACGGTGCCGTGATCCTCTGCGCCTTCGATGACCCTCACGATGACATCGCCTCAGAGATCCTTGCGGAGGCGTATCCGGGGCGCCGCATCGAACAGGTCGACGCACGGGATATTTTCAGCTTCGGCGGCGGCATCCACTGCATTACGCAGCAGCAGCCGCGAGCCGTCAGCAGCGGGCTACCTCCCTATAGGGATCCTCATGACGCACTCTCCGGGGCCGAAGGATGA
- a CDS encoding amidohydrolase translates to MSTTIYHHAKVFTADPERRTAEAFAVTDGVFGAVGPYEEVRSHAGAEAIEVDLGGRFVSPGFIDSHTHLTTFGEALGKVQLRDCGDLDEILRRLADARRKNPDAPRILGAGWLFDAVGEQHPTASMIDAVLPDVPVYLDANDLHSVWVNSAALAEMGIDEHSPDPLGGKIARDAKGQATGMLYETAGRQYARTFLENSAAPEDHVRFLERAFQAYLESGVTGATDMALTEADVTAVQTLIARDGRLPFPITGHMLLEPTNSVQDDLAGIDSIVDLRQRTAAGSGSRWFRIAGVKFIMDGVIDACTATMRAPYANGTNCAPIWSADRIRPVAESADAAGLQIAMHAIGDRTSEIALEILEHCLRVNAPRPRRHRIEHLESVTDETISRIAAVGATASMQPVHCDPAILDNWVSVLGDERQEQGFPWRRIREAGIPITLGSDAPTAPHEPLPNLYIALTGGSSLVPSLPPYHPERAFSPAEALAALTSGGAYAGEMEGTSGAIRSGMHANFIVLDIDPLTAEPQELLETQVRSTYVLGEELHSGGVRGGA, encoded by the coding sequence ATGTCCACAACGATCTACCACCATGCCAAAGTCTTCACTGCTGACCCTGAGAGACGTACCGCTGAGGCATTCGCAGTGACCGACGGCGTCTTCGGTGCTGTCGGACCGTACGAAGAAGTCCGGTCCCACGCTGGAGCGGAAGCCATCGAGGTCGATCTCGGCGGACGATTCGTATCACCGGGGTTCATCGACTCCCACACTCATCTGACCACCTTTGGTGAGGCGCTGGGCAAGGTCCAATTGCGTGACTGCGGTGACCTGGACGAGATTCTGCGGCGGTTGGCGGACGCCCGCCGGAAGAACCCAGATGCTCCCCGAATCCTCGGCGCAGGCTGGCTCTTCGATGCTGTAGGTGAGCAGCATCCTACGGCTTCCATGATTGATGCGGTTCTGCCTGACGTTCCGGTCTACCTCGACGCAAACGACCTGCATTCCGTATGGGTGAATTCTGCTGCGCTCGCCGAGATGGGCATCGACGAGCATTCTCCGGACCCGCTCGGAGGAAAGATCGCTCGTGATGCCAAGGGCCAGGCCACAGGCATGCTCTACGAGACGGCGGGAAGACAGTACGCACGCACTTTTCTGGAGAATTCCGCTGCCCCGGAAGATCATGTTCGTTTTCTGGAGCGAGCTTTTCAGGCGTACCTTGAGTCCGGTGTCACCGGTGCCACGGACATGGCGCTGACTGAGGCCGATGTGACAGCTGTTCAGACGCTCATCGCCCGCGATGGACGCCTGCCTTTCCCCATCACTGGGCATATGCTGCTTGAACCCACAAACAGCGTCCAGGACGACCTGGCCGGGATTGACAGCATCGTCGACCTTCGTCAACGCACCGCCGCCGGATCGGGCTCCAGATGGTTTCGCATCGCCGGGGTCAAGTTCATCATGGATGGGGTGATCGACGCCTGCACGGCGACGATGCGAGCCCCCTATGCCAACGGTACGAACTGCGCTCCGATCTGGAGCGCCGACCGGATCCGACCCGTCGCCGAATCCGCCGACGCAGCAGGTTTGCAGATCGCCATGCATGCCATCGGCGATCGCACCAGTGAAATCGCTCTGGAGATACTTGAGCACTGTCTCCGCGTGAACGCCCCACGGCCTCGGCGCCACCGGATAGAACACCTCGAATCAGTCACCGACGAAACCATCAGCCGCATTGCCGCGGTCGGTGCGACGGCCTCGATGCAGCCGGTTCACTGCGATCCCGCGATCTTGGACAACTGGGTATCGGTGCTCGGCGACGAACGTCAGGAGCAGGGTTTTCCCTGGAGGAGGATCCGGGAAGCCGGGATACCCATCACCCTGGGCAGCGATGCGCCGACGGCTCCTCACGAGCCGCTTCCGAATCTCTATATCGCCCTGACGGGAGGTTCCTCCCTCGTCCCGTCTCTGCCCCCATACCACCCGGAACGTGCTTTCAGCCCCGCCGAAGCTCTGGCAGCGCTGACCTCAGGCGGAGCTTATGCCGGCGAGATGGAGGGCACCAGCGGTGCCATCCGGAGTGGAATGCACGCCAACTTCATCGTGCTTGACATCGACCCCCTCACAGCCGAACCGCAGGAACTGCTGGAGACGCAGGTGCGGAGCACCTATGTGCTCGGCGAGGAGCTCCATAGCGGCGGCGTGCGTGGAGGCGCCTGA
- a CDS encoding NAD-dependent succinate-semialdehyde dehydrogenase — MNEYPVATDAETEDVLQRSQQAFAEWSARSVGERAGIVQRVSELFTVKAAELAEIATREMGKPIGEMREEADFCGDIFGYYASAGPEQLADQILSEDDEALSTLQRRPIGPLLGIMPWNYPYYQVARFAAPNLVAGNTVLLKHAEICPEAALAIQSLMDEAGVPPGVFQTIFATHEHVSTMIASPFIQGVSLTGSERAGGIIAEQAGRHLKKVVLELGGSDPYVVLSASDVAAQAKQALDIRLENTGQACNSNKRMVVMDDIFDEFVAELVKQAEALTPGDPAEGKDGTYGPLSSEAAAQKIVSQIEDAVAAGATLHTGGVRLDTSGFYVSPAVLTGVTQDARAYREELFGPAAVVYRVSSEEEALQVANDTVYGLGAAVYATEPGRAAQFAEKLQAGMVGANAQPPEAADMPFGGIKRSGYGRELGPLGIDEFTNKRLMHLSKP; from the coding sequence ATGAACGAGTACCCGGTCGCCACCGATGCCGAGACAGAGGACGTTCTGCAGCGCTCCCAGCAGGCATTCGCCGAATGGAGCGCACGGTCAGTGGGGGAGCGTGCGGGAATAGTTCAGCGCGTCTCCGAGCTCTTCACCGTCAAGGCAGCAGAGCTCGCCGAGATCGCCACTCGTGAAATGGGCAAGCCGATCGGCGAGATGCGTGAAGAAGCTGATTTCTGCGGCGATATTTTTGGGTACTACGCCTCTGCAGGACCAGAGCAGCTGGCTGATCAGATACTTTCCGAGGACGACGAAGCCCTCTCCACGCTCCAGCGACGCCCCATAGGCCCGCTCCTGGGAATCATGCCGTGGAACTACCCCTACTATCAGGTGGCCCGTTTTGCCGCCCCCAACTTGGTGGCCGGCAACACGGTCCTTCTCAAGCACGCCGAGATCTGCCCGGAGGCAGCACTGGCGATCCAATCGTTGATGGACGAAGCCGGCGTTCCGCCTGGGGTCTTCCAGACCATCTTCGCCACCCACGAGCACGTGTCGACCATGATCGCCAGCCCCTTCATCCAGGGCGTCTCACTGACCGGCTCCGAACGGGCCGGCGGAATCATCGCCGAGCAGGCCGGGCGCCACCTGAAGAAAGTCGTGCTCGAACTCGGCGGCTCGGATCCCTACGTGGTCCTATCCGCATCCGATGTCGCCGCCCAGGCGAAGCAGGCTCTGGATATCCGTCTGGAGAACACGGGCCAGGCCTGCAACTCCAATAAGCGGATGGTCGTCATGGACGACATTTTTGACGAGTTCGTCGCAGAACTCGTCAAGCAGGCTGAGGCCCTGACACCCGGCGACCCGGCAGAAGGGAAAGACGGCACCTATGGGCCGCTCTCATCGGAGGCTGCTGCCCAAAAGATCGTCTCCCAGATTGAGGACGCAGTCGCCGCGGGCGCCACGCTGCACACCGGCGGTGTCCGCCTGGATACCTCAGGGTTCTATGTCTCACCTGCTGTGCTGACTGGGGTCACACAGGACGCCCGTGCATACCGAGAGGAGCTCTTCGGCCCGGCCGCGGTGGTCTACCGAGTCTCGTCCGAGGAAGAAGCGCTGCAGGTGGCCAACGACACTGTCTATGGCCTCGGTGCCGCGGTGTACGCCACCGAACCAGGCCGTGCAGCACAGTTTGCGGAGAAGCTCCAAGCGGGAATGGTAGGTGCGAATGCACAGCCCCCAGAAGCCGCTGACATGCCTTTCGGCGGCATCAAACGTTCCGGGTACGGCCGTGAACTCGGGCCGCTCGGCATTGACGAGTTCACCAACAAACGGCTGATGCACCTCTCCAAGCCCTGA
- a CDS encoding TetR/AcrR family transcriptional regulator, whose product MASPARGSRGRGRPTSALLTRDRITDSAIALVSRHDYRHLTMSALAEELGVSTSALYNHVSSKREVLILIQERLNAQIDCTGFGIHPWDRALRTWAHSYRDCFIRHTALIPTVAVLPVADSPETLRMYEQVAQGLHEAGVGDADVVDIIVGVEALVFGAAYDASTPTDIFDPGNRTDIAPTFTRLASARPRSSRAAADRAFGTALDTLIAGLHVRLGREKDDE is encoded by the coding sequence GTGGCCAGCCCCGCCCGTGGCTCTCGAGGCCGAGGAAGGCCAACCTCCGCCCTCCTCACCCGTGATCGAATCACCGACTCAGCGATCGCCCTGGTCAGCAGGCACGATTACCGGCACCTGACGATGTCCGCCCTCGCAGAGGAGCTGGGGGTCTCCACGTCGGCGCTTTACAACCACGTCTCTTCAAAGCGGGAAGTGCTGATCCTGATTCAAGAACGGCTGAATGCGCAGATCGACTGCACCGGGTTCGGAATCCATCCTTGGGACAGGGCCCTGCGAACCTGGGCGCACTCTTATCGTGACTGCTTCATCCGCCACACCGCGCTGATCCCCACGGTCGCGGTTCTGCCGGTTGCGGACTCCCCTGAGACGCTGAGAATGTATGAGCAGGTGGCCCAAGGACTCCACGAGGCAGGCGTCGGTGACGCCGATGTGGTCGACATTATCGTCGGAGTCGAGGCCCTTGTCTTCGGAGCGGCCTATGACGCCTCGACTCCGACTGACATCTTCGACCCGGGTAACAGGACGGATATCGCTCCGACATTCACGCGGCTCGCCTCCGCTCGCCCCCGGAGCTCTCGGGCCGCTGCGGACCGGGCCTTCGGCACTGCCCTCGACACATTGATCGCGGGACTGCACGTGCGGCTTGGGAGGGAGAAGGATGACGAATAG
- a CDS encoding amidase gives MNGPFNVVEATIPQLRRALETGAATSEELVLSYLDRIDAYDRSGPMLNSVIVMNPHAVDEARASDERRACGAALGPLDGIPYTAKDSYLARGLTVAAGSPAFKHLVAQRDSFTVGRLRESGAVLLGLTNMPPMADGGMQRGVYGRSESPYSGDYLTSAFGSGSSNGSGTATAASFAAFGLAEETWSSGRAPASNNALCAYTPSWGLLSIRGNWPLVPTMDVVVPHTRSMIDMLELLEIIMVEDPEARGDFWRSQPWVELPSISEVRPESFLRLEAGTAEETRRRLGGLRIGAPAMYLGEDPESGSGEDRGIGGSTGQPIRPRPSILELWERARESLESYGAHVQVTDLPAVTNYEGDRPNAPTVFTRGLVSAEFLEYEARELSAWAWDDFLRANADPQLDRLEAVDGALIFPHETGTLPDRAEGFSDISAYPEVMRGAKFTSFTEIPCMEEGLRGLEATRRTDFEDWLDSLELDVVAFPAVADVAPADADVNVESADIAWQNGVWVANGNLVWRHLGVPTVTVPMGTMPDTGMPVGLTLAGRAYDDVRLLEIAAAFEATGRRRQAPPRTPPLWSSSPST, from the coding sequence ATGAACGGTCCCTTCAACGTCGTCGAGGCGACGATTCCGCAGCTGCGCCGTGCTCTTGAGACAGGGGCCGCCACAAGCGAGGAACTGGTGCTCAGCTACCTGGACCGCATCGATGCCTACGATCGGTCCGGCCCTATGCTCAATTCGGTGATCGTGATGAATCCGCATGCTGTGGATGAGGCCCGTGCGTCTGACGAGCGTCGCGCCTGCGGCGCCGCCCTGGGCCCGCTGGACGGGATACCGTACACGGCCAAGGACAGCTACCTGGCAAGGGGACTGACAGTCGCTGCGGGCTCGCCAGCATTCAAGCATCTTGTGGCCCAGCGCGACTCCTTCACCGTCGGGCGCCTGCGGGAGAGCGGCGCGGTGCTGCTCGGCCTCACAAACATGCCCCCTATGGCTGACGGAGGCATGCAGCGCGGCGTCTATGGTCGATCAGAGAGCCCGTACAGCGGTGACTACCTGACTTCGGCCTTCGGCTCCGGCTCCTCCAACGGTTCCGGAACCGCGACGGCGGCCAGTTTCGCCGCCTTTGGGCTGGCAGAGGAGACCTGGTCCTCGGGCAGGGCTCCGGCTTCGAACAATGCTCTGTGCGCCTATACGCCTTCCTGGGGATTGCTCTCCATCCGAGGTAACTGGCCGCTGGTGCCCACGATGGACGTGGTCGTGCCTCACACGCGCAGCATGATTGACATGCTTGAGCTGCTCGAAATCATCATGGTCGAGGACCCTGAGGCTCGGGGTGATTTTTGGCGCAGTCAGCCGTGGGTTGAGCTGCCCTCCATCAGCGAGGTTCGGCCGGAGTCGTTCCTCCGCCTTGAGGCAGGAACAGCGGAGGAGACCCGTCGGCGGCTCGGGGGCCTGAGGATCGGGGCACCAGCGATGTATCTCGGTGAGGATCCGGAGTCAGGTTCGGGTGAGGATCGGGGCATCGGGGGCTCGACGGGACAGCCGATCAGGCCACGCCCCAGCATTTTGGAACTCTGGGAGCGGGCACGCGAGTCCCTGGAATCCTATGGTGCTCATGTGCAGGTCACAGACCTGCCGGCGGTCACCAATTATGAGGGTGACCGCCCGAACGCCCCGACCGTGTTCACCCGCGGGCTGGTGAGTGCTGAATTCCTGGAGTATGAGGCGCGTGAGCTCAGCGCCTGGGCCTGGGACGACTTCCTCCGGGCAAACGCTGATCCTCAGCTGGATCGGCTGGAGGCGGTGGACGGCGCACTGATATTCCCCCACGAGACGGGAACACTGCCTGACCGCGCCGAGGGGTTCTCCGACATCTCCGCCTATCCGGAGGTCATGAGGGGCGCGAAGTTCACCTCTTTCACGGAGATTCCATGCATGGAAGAGGGACTCCGGGGGCTTGAGGCCACACGGAGGACGGACTTCGAGGACTGGTTGGACAGCTTGGAACTGGATGTCGTTGCCTTCCCCGCAGTGGCTGACGTGGCGCCCGCCGATGCAGATGTGAACGTGGAATCTGCGGATATCGCGTGGCAGAACGGCGTCTGGGTGGCCAACGGAAACCTGGTGTGGCGCCATCTGGGAGTTCCCACGGTGACAGTACCTATGGGCACTATGCCGGACACGGGGATGCCCGTAGGCCTTACCCTTGCAGGAAGGGCCTACGACGATGTGCGGCTGCTGGAGATCGCGGCAGCATTCGAAGCGACAGGACGACGTCGTCAGGCGCCTCCACGCACGCCGCCGCTATGGAGCTCCTCGCCGAGCACATAG